From Alcaligenes faecalis, the proteins below share one genomic window:
- the ahpC gene encoding alkyl hydroperoxide reductase subunit C: protein MSLINTVIKPFKAQAFHNGKFIEVSNETVAGKWAVFVFYPADFTFVCPTELEDLADNYAEFQKMGVEVYSVSTDTHFAHKAWHDTSEAISKVNYPMIGDPTHQLSRNFDVLIEEEGIALRGTFVVNPEGEIKVLEIHDNGIGRVASELLRKVKAAQYIAAHPGEVCPAKWEEGAKTLTPSLDLVGKI, encoded by the coding sequence ATGTCTTTGATCAACACCGTCATCAAACCTTTTAAAGCACAAGCTTTTCACAACGGCAAATTTATCGAAGTCAGCAACGAAACCGTTGCCGGTAAGTGGGCTGTTTTTGTTTTCTACCCAGCCGACTTTACGTTTGTTTGCCCAACCGAACTGGAAGACTTGGCCGACAACTACGCCGAGTTCCAAAAAATGGGCGTAGAGGTTTACTCCGTGTCCACCGACACCCACTTTGCTCACAAAGCATGGCACGACACGTCGGAAGCCATCAGCAAAGTTAACTACCCAATGATCGGTGACCCAACTCATCAGCTGTCGCGCAACTTTGACGTGCTGATCGAAGAAGAAGGTATCGCTTTGCGCGGTACGTTCGTAGTGAACCCAGAAGGCGAAATCAAGGTTCTGGAAATCCACGACAACGGTATCGGCCGTGTGGCTTCCGAACTGCTGCGCAAAGTTAAGGCTGCCCAGTACATCGCCGCTCACCCTGGCGAAGTTTGCCCAGCTAAATGGGAAGAAGGCGCCAAGACGCTGACTCCTTCCCTGGATCTGGTTGGCAAGATCTAA
- the ahpF gene encoding alkyl hydroperoxide reductase subunit F, whose protein sequence is MLDANIKTQLKAYLEKITQPIEIVATLDTGAKSVELRELLQEIDGLSDKTSYREDADAQERKPSFQINRPGTDISVSFAGIPMGHEFTSLILALLQVGGHEIKLDAAVIEQIRNLPGDFVFETYFSLSCQNCPDVVQALNAMSVINPRIKHVAIDGALFQDEVQQRNIMSVPAVFLNGEMFHQGRASAEELLAKLDTGDNSARAEALNAKDEFDVLIVGGGPAGAAAAVYAARKGIRTGVLAERFGGQVLDTMSIENYISVVETNGPAFATALEQHVKAYDVDIMNLHRAKGIRREGKQVIVDVDGGAQLKAKSVILATGARWRELNVPGEQDYRNRGVAYCPHCDGPLFKGKDVAVVGGGNSGVEAAIDLAGLVKHVTLIEFGDALRADQVLQTKLRSLPNVSIIMQAQTTEVLGDGTKVVGLNYLDRATQEAKSLKLDGVFVQIGLVPNTEWLKDSDVGLSRHGEIEVDARGATSLAGVFAAGDVTTVPFKQIVIAAGEGAKAALSAFDYLIRSSADVEETVAEKVTA, encoded by the coding sequence ATGTTAGATGCAAACATCAAAACTCAATTGAAGGCATACCTCGAGAAGATCACGCAACCGATCGAGATCGTTGCGACGCTGGATACTGGCGCCAAGTCCGTCGAGCTGCGCGAACTGTTGCAAGAAATTGATGGCCTGTCCGACAAGACCAGCTATCGCGAAGATGCGGATGCGCAAGAGCGCAAGCCTTCCTTCCAAATCAACCGTCCCGGTACCGACATTAGCGTGAGCTTTGCGGGTATCCCGATGGGACACGAATTTACCTCTTTGATTCTGGCCCTGCTGCAAGTGGGTGGCCATGAGATCAAACTGGATGCCGCTGTGATTGAGCAGATCCGTAATCTGCCCGGCGACTTTGTTTTTGAAACGTATTTCTCGCTGTCGTGCCAGAACTGTCCTGACGTGGTGCAGGCTCTGAACGCCATGTCCGTGATCAACCCACGTATCAAGCACGTGGCGATTGACGGTGCCCTGTTCCAGGACGAGGTTCAGCAGCGCAACATCATGTCGGTTCCGGCCGTGTTCTTGAATGGCGAAATGTTCCATCAAGGCCGTGCCAGTGCTGAAGAGTTGCTGGCCAAGCTGGATACGGGCGATAACTCGGCTCGTGCTGAAGCCTTGAATGCCAAGGACGAGTTTGATGTGCTGATCGTCGGCGGTGGTCCTGCTGGTGCAGCCGCTGCTGTGTATGCTGCTCGCAAGGGTATTCGTACGGGTGTGCTGGCCGAGCGTTTTGGTGGTCAGGTGCTGGACACCATGTCTATCGAGAACTACATCTCGGTGGTTGAGACCAATGGTCCTGCGTTTGCAACGGCGCTGGAGCAGCACGTCAAAGCCTACGATGTGGACATCATGAATCTGCATCGTGCCAAGGGCATTCGTCGTGAAGGCAAGCAGGTCATTGTAGATGTGGATGGCGGCGCTCAGCTCAAGGCCAAGTCCGTGATTCTGGCTACCGGTGCCCGCTGGCGTGAACTGAATGTGCCTGGTGAGCAGGATTACCGTAACCGTGGTGTGGCGTACTGCCCGCACTGTGATGGTCCTTTGTTCAAGGGCAAGGACGTAGCTGTGGTCGGCGGTGGTAACTCCGGCGTCGAGGCGGCGATTGACCTGGCTGGTTTGGTCAAGCACGTTACCTTGATCGAGTTCGGTGATGCCTTGCGTGCTGACCAGGTTTTGCAGACCAAGCTGCGCAGTCTGCCTAACGTGTCGATCATCATGCAGGCTCAGACGACTGAAGTTCTGGGTGATGGCACCAAGGTGGTGGGTCTGAATTATCTGGATCGTGCTACTCAGGAAGCCAAGAGCCTGAAGCTGGATGGTGTATTCGTTCAGATTGGTCTGGTGCCCAACACGGAATGGTTGAAGGATAGCGATGTGGGTCTGTCGCGTCATGGCGAGATCGAGGTTGATGCTCGCGGTGCGACTTCGCTGGCTGGTGTGTTTGCAGCGGGTGACGTAACGACCGTTCCTTTCAAACAGATCGTTATTGCTGCAGGTGAAGGTGCCAAAGCTGCTTTGAGCGCATTTGATTACCTGATCCGTAGTTCGGCTGACGTTGAAGAGACGGTTGCAGAGAAAGTGACTGCTTAA